TGGTCTTTCCCTTCTCGAAGAGCGTCACGCTATGTCCTCTCTCGGCGGCCGTACATGCGGCGGCGAGCCCGGCGGGACCTGCGCCAACAACGGCGACCTTCTTTTCCTTTTTGGCCGGAAAGATCTTGAGTTCCGTTTCGTGGCAGGCCTGAGGATTGACGAGGCATGAACAACGTTTGTTCCTGAAAATATGGTCCAAGCAGGCCTGATTGCAGGCGATGCACGTGTTGATTAGATGTTCGCGACCTTGTTCTGCTTTGTTGACCCAGTCGGGGTCGGCCAAGAACGGGCGCGCCATGCTCACCATGTCCGCAGCACCGCTGGCTAGAACCTCTTCGGCCACGTCCGGCATATTGATGCGATTCGACGTCACGAGCGGAATCTGGACTTCGCCCATCAGCCGTTTGGTCACCCACGTGAAACCGGCCCGCGGCACCATGGTGGCAATGGTCGGGACTCGTGCTTCGTGCCAGCCGATGCCAGTGTTGAGGATGGTCGCGCCCGCAGCTTCGATCTCTTTGGCGAGCTCTACGATCTCTTCCCAGGTACTTCCGCCCTCCACAAGGTCGAGCATACTGAGCCTGTAGATGATGATGAAGTCTGGTCCCACTGCGGCGCGGCAGGCCTTGACGATCTCGATAGGAAGGCGGATGCGGTTCTTGTATGCGCCACCCCATTCGTCGGTCCGTTTATTGGTCTTCTGGGCGATGAATTGGTTGATGAGATAGCCCTCCGACCCCATGATTTCTACGCCGTCATAGCCGGCTTTGCGTGCCAGGCGTGTGGCGTTCGCAAAGTCTTCGATGGTCTTGTGGATGCCCTTCTTTGAGAGCGCGAACGGCGTAAAGGGTGTGATCGGCGACTTCAGCCTGCTCGGAGCAACCTGCAACGGACTGTAGGCATAACGTCCGGTGTGAAGAATCTGCATAGCGATTCTACCACCTTCGGCGTGAACCGCATCTGTCACAACCTCGTGTTTGAAGGCTTCGAGCCTGTTGTTCATGGTGGCGGCGAGCGGCTTTGTCCAACCGGCGATGTTCGGTGCGATGCCGCCTGTGACGATCAAACCAACGCCACCGCGTGCGCGTGCCCCAAAGTACGCCGCAAGCTTGTTCAACGGCCCGATTCCTTCCTCGAGCCCTACGTGCATCGAGCCCATGAGCACACGATTCTTGAGCGTGATAAAGCCGAGGTCTAGAGGTTCGAAAAGATGAGGATATTTGGGGTGTGTCATGCCTGCTCCGCGTGCAATCAGCGTCTCAGGTTCCTACACAACGCGGGTCATTCTGTCACTGTGATATGGGGTTTGAGCTTCTCGAGCGTCTTTTTGCCAATGCCTTTGACGCGCCGGAGATCTTGGACTTTCTTGAACGGGCGTTTTTCTCGATAGGCGATGATGCGTTTGGCCGTGGCTGGGCCCACGCCGGGTAGAGTGTCGAGCTCGGCTTCGGTGGCGGTGTTTAGGTCAATCGGGCCGGTGGGCTCTGGAGGTTTTGTTTCGACTGCCTTTTTGG
This Microvenator marinus DNA region includes the following protein-coding sequences:
- a CDS encoding NADPH-dependent 2,4-dienoyl-CoA reductase, with the protein product MTHPKYPHLFEPLDLGFITLKNRVLMGSMHVGLEEGIGPLNKLAAYFGARARGGVGLIVTGGIAPNIAGWTKPLAATMNNRLEAFKHEVVTDAVHAEGGRIAMQILHTGRYAYSPLQVAPSRLKSPITPFTPFALSKKGIHKTIEDFANATRLARKAGYDGVEIMGSEGYLINQFIAQKTNKRTDEWGGAYKNRIRLPIEIVKACRAAVGPDFIIIYRLSMLDLVEGGSTWEEIVELAKEIEAAGATILNTGIGWHEARVPTIATMVPRAGFTWVTKRLMGEVQIPLVTSNRINMPDVAEEVLASGAADMVSMARPFLADPDWVNKAEQGREHLINTCIACNQACLDHIFRNKRCSCLVNPQACHETELKIFPAKKEKKVAVVGAGPAGLAAACTAAERGHSVTLFEKGKTIGGQFLMAKEIPGKEEFNETLRYFKHWLEEVGVELKLNTEATPENLAEFDEVILATGVVPRSIHIDGMERAELAERVLSYVDVLAGKAKVGERVAIIGAGGIGFDIAEYLAHEGPSPSTNVELFMETWGVNMAHDTRGGLLEAKHPKPARQITLCQRSKGKPGAGLGKTTGWIHRTSLKNLGVEMLSECTYDRISEAGLHITVKGVPRVLEVDHIIICAGQIPLRDLDTKLRAKGKEAHLIGGADVAAELDAKRAIDQGTRLAATL
- a CDS encoding ComEA family DNA-binding protein, which produces MYWISFFLVLSTTACEQPWVKGGEWTRQEIDEWRADKADKAEHTKPAAVVAAVPKKAVETKPPEPTGPIDLNTATEAELDTLPGVGPATAKRIIAYREKRPFKKVQDLRRVKGIGKKTLEKLKPHITVTE